One Capsicum annuum cultivar UCD-10X-F1 chromosome 2, UCD10Xv1.1, whole genome shotgun sequence genomic window carries:
- the LOC107858594 gene encoding uncharacterized protein LOC107858594 isoform X2 encodes MLDIGQNNLVGGFYSKTLDQILASISIILSKFEDGLKELYDLGARNFWVHNTGSLGCLGQHIIKFKTDASKLDKLGCVSTTIWMWFRKTRLAQVGAFQDFNCQCISNLFTLSTLKKAVLPRMRILITTIYHKHFKIGTTDGCTVKLYFCFKMFQDRVKNWFLFNEPRVIAALVYDTGNFAPERCYLEIAQKRTLQPWYILELLAVPDKNRLL; translated from the exons ATGTTGGACATAGGCCAGAATAATCTTGTTGGTGGATTTTACTCCAAGACATTGGATCAAATTCtagcttcaatttcaattattCTTTCAAAATTTGAAGATGGTCTCAAG GAATTGTATGACTTAGGGGCCAGGAACTTTTGGGTTCATAACACAGGTTCATTGGGGTGCTTAGGTCAGCATATCATCAAATTTAAAACTGATGCATCAAAATTGGATAAGCTAGGATGTGTTAGCACAACTATATGGATGTGGTTTAGAAAAACCAGGCTTGCTCAAGTGGGTGCCTTTCAGGACTTTAATTGTCAATGTATCAGCAACTTGTTTACTCTTTCAACCTTGAAGAAAGCA GTATTACCCCGTATGCGAATCTTAATCACTACGATTTACCACAAGCACTTCAAAATAGGTACAACGGATGGTTGCACCGTGAAGTTGT ATTTTTGTTTTAAGATGTTCCAAGACAGAGTGAAGAACTGGTTCTTATTTAATGAGCCAAGAGTGATAGCTGCTTTAGTATATGATACTGGAAACTTTGCACCTGAAAGATGCTATTTGGAAATTGCACAGAAGAGGACTCTGCAA CCTTGGTATATTTTGGAATTACTGGCAGTACCTGACAAAAATCGCCTCCTATAA
- the LOC107858594 gene encoding uncharacterized protein LOC107858594 isoform X1, with protein MLDIGQNNLVGGFYSKTLDQILASISIILSKFEDGLKELYDLGARNFWVHNTGSLGCLGQHIIKFKTDASKLDKLGCVSTTIWMWFRKTRLAQVGAFQDFNCQCISNLFTLSTLKKAVLPRMRILITTIYHKHFKIGTTDGCTVKLYFCFKMFQDRVKNWFLFNEPRVIAALVYDTGNFAPERCYLEIAQKRTLQVSLTLLPIISSYVMLLQHKDTVKALVYFGITGST; from the exons ATGTTGGACATAGGCCAGAATAATCTTGTTGGTGGATTTTACTCCAAGACATTGGATCAAATTCtagcttcaatttcaattattCTTTCAAAATTTGAAGATGGTCTCAAG GAATTGTATGACTTAGGGGCCAGGAACTTTTGGGTTCATAACACAGGTTCATTGGGGTGCTTAGGTCAGCATATCATCAAATTTAAAACTGATGCATCAAAATTGGATAAGCTAGGATGTGTTAGCACAACTATATGGATGTGGTTTAGAAAAACCAGGCTTGCTCAAGTGGGTGCCTTTCAGGACTTTAATTGTCAATGTATCAGCAACTTGTTTACTCTTTCAACCTTGAAGAAAGCA GTATTACCCCGTATGCGAATCTTAATCACTACGATTTACCACAAGCACTTCAAAATAGGTACAACGGATGGTTGCACCGTGAAGTTGT ATTTTTGTTTTAAGATGTTCCAAGACAGAGTGAAGAACTGGTTCTTATTTAATGAGCCAAGAGTGATAGCTGCTTTAGTATATGATACTGGAAACTTTGCACCTGAAAGATGCTATTTGGAAATTGCACAGAAGAGGACTCTGCAAGTGAGTCTTACACTGTTGCCCATAATCTCATCTTATGTCATGCTTCTGCAACACAAAGATACTGTAAAAG CCTTGGTATATTTTGGAATTACTGGCAGTACCTGA